The Geminocystis sp. NIES-3708 genomic sequence TACGAGAAAATTGGATTAACCAACGCAATGCCAAACTACTACCGCGAGAGGTACGAACCTCCATGGGTACTTGATAAGTAGCACCACCTACTCTTCTCGCTTTAACTTCTACTAAGGGAGTTAAGTTTTTAATAGCTTTTTCAAAAGTTTCCATGGGCTCGTTACCAGTTCTTTCAGCAATGATACTTAACGCATCATATAAAATTCTGGCGGCAAGAGATTTTTTCCCATCTTTCATAATTCTGCGAATGGTCATATTAACCAGACGACTATTATATAATGGGTCTGGTGGAACTTCCACCACTTTGGCTTTGCTTCTGCGAGACATTTATTTATTATCCTTAATAATTTTATTTCTAAGTTAATCTATGCTTTAGGACGTTTTGCACCATATTTGGAGCGTCCCTGTTTTCTGTCTTTTACCCCAGTTGCATCCAGAGTTCCTCTTACGATATGGTATCTAACACCGGGTAAATCTTTCACCCTACCCCCTCTGATTAAAACAACGGAGTGTTCTTGAAGGTTATGACCAATACCTGGAATATAAGCAGTTACTTCAAATCCTGATGTTAAACGAACCCTTGCTACTTTTCTTAAAGCAGAATTAGGTTTTTTAGGGGTTGTAGTATAAACCCTTGTACATACTCCACGACGCTGAGGACATTCTTTGAGCGCGGGGGATTTAGTCTTTTTCTGAATGAGAGAACGTTCGCTACGAATTAGTTGTTGAATAGTTGGCATGGGATATGCTTTTTATACACAATTTTTTGTATATATAAATATAATTGCCCCTAGTATATCTTACCAGTGACAATCTATGATCATATCTCATTTTTTTGATTTTTGTCAATATCCCTAATTCGTAATTCCTAAATAGCCTTCGATTAAAAAATCCCCATCTATTTGTTGAATGCTAATGTTATTGAGTGAGAATGCTTCGTT encodes the following:
- the rpsG gene encoding 30S ribosomal protein S7; its protein translation is MSRRSKAKVVEVPPDPLYNSRLVNMTIRRIMKDGKKSLAARILYDALSIIAERTGNEPMETFEKAIKNLTPLVEVKARRVGGATYQVPMEVRTSRGSSLALRWLIQFSRKRSGKTMSMKLANEIMDAANETGGAIKKREETHKMAEANKAFAHYRY
- the rpsL gene encoding 30S ribosomal protein S12; the encoded protein is MPTIQQLIRSERSLIQKKTKSPALKECPQRRGVCTRVYTTTPKKPNSALRKVARVRLTSGFEVTAYIPGIGHNLQEHSVVLIRGGRVKDLPGVRYHIVRGTLDATGVKDRKQGRSKYGAKRPKA